A genomic region of Microbacterium schleiferi contains the following coding sequences:
- a CDS encoding aldehyde dehydrogenase family protein, with amino-acid sequence MTKTDDFTLRPRVQAFLASGRTDLLIDGDWLPASDGSTFTTIDPATGTAIAEVARATAPDVDKAVRAAKGALRSSAWREMRPAERGALLWRIADLMTEHLDDLAQLETLDQGKSLRTSRFGEVPAAINQFRYYAGWPTKILGDTIPTSLSRTPPGKEVFAYTRREPVGVVGAIVPWNSPLIMTAMKLAPALAAGCTIVLKPAENTPLTAIYLGQLLQEAGLPDGVVNIVTGYGHDAGQALAEHPDVDKIAFTGSTAVGKRLVQSAGTRLARLTLELGGKSPSIIMPDADLPSAIEGVSRGIFDNGGQVCVASARIYAHRDVYEEVIAGMAATGEGLAMGHGLAAGTDLGPLVSKAQTDRVAGFIDEGRSEGVRVVSGGTRSGDTFYTPTVLTDVTPEMRLMREEIFGPVAVVTPFDDLDEVVGWANDSPYGLAASVWTEGLSNGHRIAAQLEAGTVWVNCHSFLGPELPKGGHKESGWGYENGPQGLENYLETKTVVMVL; translated from the coding sequence GTGACGAAGACTGACGACTTCACCCTGCGTCCGCGCGTGCAGGCGTTTCTGGCGTCGGGGCGCACGGATCTGCTGATCGACGGCGACTGGCTCCCGGCATCCGACGGCTCGACGTTCACCACGATCGACCCGGCCACCGGCACCGCCATCGCCGAGGTCGCCCGCGCCACCGCTCCCGATGTCGACAAGGCCGTCCGGGCCGCGAAGGGCGCGCTGCGCTCCTCGGCCTGGCGTGAGATGCGGCCCGCCGAGCGCGGCGCGCTGCTGTGGCGCATCGCCGATCTCATGACCGAACACCTCGACGACCTCGCGCAACTCGAGACGCTCGATCAGGGCAAGTCGCTGCGCACCTCGCGGTTCGGCGAGGTGCCCGCGGCCATCAACCAGTTCCGCTACTACGCAGGCTGGCCCACCAAGATCCTCGGCGACACCATCCCCACGTCACTCTCGCGCACCCCACCCGGCAAAGAGGTCTTCGCGTACACGCGCCGCGAACCAGTCGGCGTCGTCGGGGCGATCGTGCCCTGGAACTCGCCGCTCATCATGACGGCCATGAAGCTCGCCCCCGCCCTCGCGGCCGGCTGCACGATCGTGCTCAAACCCGCCGAGAACACGCCCCTCACCGCGATCTACCTCGGCCAGCTCCTGCAAGAAGCGGGCCTGCCCGACGGCGTCGTGAACATCGTGACCGGCTACGGCCACGATGCCGGGCAGGCCCTGGCGGAGCATCCGGATGTCGACAAGATCGCCTTCACCGGCTCGACCGCCGTCGGCAAGCGCCTCGTGCAATCCGCTGGCACGCGCCTTGCCCGTCTCACCCTCGAACTGGGAGGCAAGTCACCGTCGATCATCATGCCCGACGCCGACCTGCCCTCCGCGATCGAAGGCGTCTCGCGCGGCATCTTCGACAACGGCGGCCAGGTGTGCGTCGCGAGCGCCCGCATCTACGCGCACCGGGATGTCTACGAAGAGGTCATCGCCGGCATGGCCGCTACGGGAGAGGGCCTCGCGATGGGCCACGGCCTGGCCGCCGGCACCGACCTCGGGCCGCTCGTCAGCAAAGCGCAAACCGACCGCGTCGCCGGGTTCATCGACGAAGGACGTTCCGAGGGAGTTCGCGTCGTCAGCGGCGGCACGCGCTCCGGCGACACCTTCTATACGCCGACCGTCCTCACCGACGTCACCCCCGAGATGCGCCTCATGCGCGAAGAGATCTTCGGCCCCGTCGCGGTGGTGACCCCCTTCGACGACCTCGATGAGGTGGTCGGGTGGGCCAACGACTCGCCCTACGGGCTGGCCGCGAGCGTCTGGACCGAAGGCCTCAGCAACGGACACCGCATCGCCGCGCAGCTCGAAGCCGGCACCGTGTGGGTCAACTGCCACTCCTTCCTTGGCCCCGAACTGCCCAAGGGCGGCCACAAGGAGTCGGGCTGGGGCTACGAAAACGGCCCGCAGGGCCTCGAGAACTATCTAGAGACGAAGACGGTGGTGATGGTGCTGTGA
- a CDS encoding ATP-binding cassette domain-containing protein, translating into MSRVESESEPQLAPLAEWAIPLPPGGTIRIDAFSGHAVTIVGANGAGKSALATWMVARRPAGTVKRLIAHRRIWFSSSGPEISPAQRESQSKNADIWDRQNESRYLDHLDGQRASIALFDLLGMINDQNRQAVELYDDGSSTEVVRSVTGERLLPRLNRILANAGLHVAMSVTPVQTFSARHAGLGVEYPIYQMSDGEKSALLLAAEVLTAARG; encoded by the coding sequence ATGAGCAGAGTCGAATCCGAATCCGAGCCTCAGCTAGCGCCGCTCGCCGAATGGGCGATTCCGCTTCCTCCCGGTGGCACGATTCGGATCGATGCGTTCTCCGGTCACGCCGTCACCATTGTTGGCGCCAACGGGGCGGGCAAGTCCGCGCTCGCAACCTGGATGGTGGCACGTCGACCTGCGGGGACGGTCAAGCGGCTGATCGCCCACCGCAGAATTTGGTTCTCGTCATCGGGGCCCGAGATAAGCCCGGCTCAACGTGAGTCCCAGAGCAAGAACGCGGACATATGGGACCGCCAGAATGAGTCGAGATACCTGGACCACTTGGACGGTCAACGTGCGAGCATCGCGCTCTTCGACCTGCTCGGCATGATCAACGATCAGAATCGGCAGGCGGTTGAGCTCTATGACGACGGCAGCTCGACTGAGGTCGTGCGCAGCGTTACCGGCGAGCGCTTGCTTCCAAGGCTGAACCGAATACTCGCAAACGCTGGCCTGCACGTGGCTATGAGCGTGACGCCGGTACAAACCTTCTCGGCCCGTCATGCCGGTCTAGGTGTCGAGTATCCGATCTATCAGATGTCGGACGGCGAGAAGAGCGCTCTCCTACTCGCTGCGGAGGTGCTGACTGCTGCGAGGGGATGA
- a CDS encoding DUF4041 domain-containing protein, with protein sequence MEFNPPPGWPKPPAGWVPPAGWEPDPSWPEPPAGWQLWLPETPPLTNDPERSNLSVSDEPEPDADGSEQSDRERLAALDTEVAALRARLSVNAAEPSPRESDLDILQDVGIYRYNHPLDTAAAYKERLDDISAETLQFIKSGKAIEKSELFTFNNSLAQGKKLSGDLSKLMLRAYNAEVDNALRALRAGNLARAKRRVEASRDAIARFAALMEMEISREYHSLRMRELELTSDWLMKKQEEREAERDRRAELREQAKVEQELAAERALLDKERAHLVNTLAALARQGQTNAELEARLLEIDDAIAFNDFRAANIRAGYVYVISNPGAFGPDVVKIGLTRRLEPRDRIAELSGAAVPFKFEVHALFFSEDAVTLENELHRHFSDRALNRINARKEFFFASPSEVREVLLDKVGDILEFNAEAEGIEFMQSLAEWPEHAQQLRLGPADGKRARGDHPVLP encoded by the coding sequence GGAACCCGACCCGTCCTGGCCGGAGCCTCCCGCGGGATGGCAGCTATGGCTACCCGAGACGCCACCCCTCACCAATGACCCGGAGCGGAGCAATCTGTCGGTCTCTGATGAGCCGGAGCCCGATGCCGACGGCTCCGAGCAATCCGACCGCGAGCGCCTGGCAGCGCTCGACACCGAGGTTGCGGCCCTCAGAGCACGGCTTAGCGTCAATGCTGCCGAACCCTCACCGAGGGAGAGCGATCTCGACATTCTTCAAGATGTCGGCATCTACCGATACAACCACCCCCTCGACACAGCCGCCGCGTATAAGGAGCGCCTCGACGACATCTCTGCCGAGACACTGCAGTTCATAAAGTCAGGCAAGGCAATCGAGAAGTCTGAGCTGTTCACCTTCAACAACTCGCTCGCGCAGGGCAAGAAGCTGTCAGGCGACCTGTCGAAGCTGATGCTCAGGGCTTACAACGCCGAGGTCGACAACGCGCTGAGAGCGCTGCGCGCAGGGAATCTCGCGCGCGCGAAGCGCCGCGTCGAGGCCTCACGAGACGCGATCGCTCGGTTTGCGGCGCTCATGGAGATGGAGATCAGCCGGGAATATCACTCGCTCCGGATGCGCGAGCTTGAGCTTACGTCGGACTGGCTCATGAAGAAGCAGGAGGAGCGTGAAGCCGAGCGGGACCGCCGCGCCGAACTACGGGAGCAGGCGAAGGTCGAACAAGAACTCGCCGCTGAACGCGCACTCCTCGACAAGGAGCGAGCACACCTGGTGAACACGCTCGCCGCTTTGGCGAGGCAAGGTCAGACGAACGCTGAACTTGAGGCCCGCCTGCTCGAGATCGACGACGCGATTGCGTTCAACGACTTCCGCGCCGCGAACATCCGGGCCGGTTACGTGTATGTCATCTCCAACCCTGGCGCCTTCGGACCTGACGTCGTCAAGATCGGCCTCACCCGACGGCTCGAACCGAGAGACCGCATCGCCGAACTGAGCGGCGCAGCGGTGCCCTTCAAGTTCGAAGTGCACGCGCTCTTCTTCTCGGAAGACGCCGTGACTCTTGAGAACGAACTGCACCGGCACTTCAGCGACCGCGCACTCAACCGCATCAATGCGCGCAAGGAGTTCTTCTTTGCCTCGCCCTCCGAGGTGAGGGAGGTCCTCCTCGACAAAGTCGGCGACATCCTCGAGTTCAACGCTGAGGCTGAGGGCATCGAGTTCATGCAGTCGCTCGCAGAATGGCCCGAGCACGCTCAACAGTTGCGCTTGGGTCCGGCCGATGGAAAGCGGGCGCGGGGGGACCACCCCGTGCTTCCTTGA